The Malaclemys terrapin pileata isolate rMalTer1 chromosome 2, rMalTer1.hap1, whole genome shotgun sequence nucleotide sequence GGGATACCTATACCAGTATTAGCCACCTTTATATTGATATAGCAGCACCCACACCACACTCTAAGgattttaccatttaaaaaaattcgtACCCCtaaatagggttgccagcttcctaatggcacaaaaccgaaTTCCCATTCCCCgaggctctgccccttcctcctcccccgcttcagAGGCCTCATCCTCATTTTCACCAGCctgggacaggggtttggggtgtgggagagggctccaggctggggcagagggttggggtgcggggacgggggaagggctctgggtggggttagaaatgaggggtttgggagagggttccaggctggggcaggggtttggggtgtgtgtggggggttaagggctctgggctgggggtgagggctctgggtgaagccagaaatgaggggttcaggagagGGCACCCCCTGGGGCAGGCGGTCTgggatgctgggggcaggggtgaggactctggctggtgGTGTGGACTCTGAGGggggcctagggttaccatatttccacaatcaaaaaagaggacactgggaggGAGCCCCGGCCTAGCCTCgtcccccccccatccactcccacttcccaccccctgactgcccccctcagaacccacaacgcctccccgcttcttgtcccctgactgccccctgctgagaaccctccaccctaactgcccccctagaaccctacctgtccccgactgccctgacgcttatccactcgcatgggtggcagggttgtagaaattttggtggtgcccagaacccaccccccacacctgcctaaagctctgggaggggagttgggtggggggaggaggtctggggtgcaggtcctgggctggggattagggtgcgggtggggtgcaggctctaggatagagtttgggtgctgggtgcaggctctgggctggggcagggggtgggtgtgcaggagggggtgaggggtgcaggctcagggatGGAGTTTGGCGGTGGGAGGcgctgcaaagggagggggtgcaggctttgggagggagtttgagggcaggagggggtgtgtggggagggggtttggtCGGGAGTTGGgtgataggagggggtgcaggggtgagggctgtgggtctgaggatgaggggatcatgatgcaggagggggctcagggccggggcagaggattagggtgcagggggatgagggctggggatgaggggttcatgatgcaggaggaggctcagggctggggcagaggattagggtgtggggggatgaggggtttggggcattggagaggctcggggctagggtggaagggcagggtaagggcagcctgccttgccattagtggatggggggcactaaGACCTGGGGACAGcagcagtacaagcaggcaagggcgAGGCAGGCAGCGAGGGGTGGGGGATGcgtgtgggggggatgggcaggtggaggctggggatccatccaaccctcccccagctccctcactgccccccaggacttccCTTACCATGTCTATGTCCatgtgtaggcaaaacacgctgcaggcagcaggggggagcaggggagggctctggctgctggagaccaatgggagcagctcaatcAGGCCCTGccacccaatcagcagccgcactctgcatggaagggagggagataggggaggggaaaaatcccagaccttttaaccttgttaccagttCCTCCCGGACGgttatttagagacgcaaaagccggacatgtctggggaaatacggacggatggtaaccctagtggggctggggatgagggcttggAGTGaaggaggaggctccgggctggggcaaagggttccGGGTGTGGGGTCCTGGCGGCGCTTATTGCCACTCCCAGAAAGCGGCCCCCAGATCTCTGCAGCCCCGTGGCACATGGGTGGCCAGgaaggctctgtgcgctgcccttacacctgcagacactgcccctgcagctcccattggtcgcggttcctggccagtgggagctgcggagctggcattTGGGGCGACGGCAGCGTCCGGAGCCTCCCTGATTGACCATTTGCCTAGGGCTGCAAGGACCTGGAGTCtgattctgggagctgcacagagctagggcaggcaaggagcctgccttagccccagactcctgctgtgctgctgaccggacttttaacagcctggtcggcGGTGCCTTTTTGACCtggcattccagtcgaaaaccggatgtCTGGCAACCCTACCCCTAAATGAAATAGTAATACTGGTAGAACTTTCAAGGGTAGGCCAGGCCTTTCTAATGCATTATTTTAAGCATTTGGTATGGCAGCTCAAATTTGCAAAAAGCTACTCCTTTGAGATAGATATTTTGGAATTTAACTAGTGcctgcttgtttttgtttttaaagagcaaCATTGCAATTTGCATTTCTTAATGCCTTATGTTGGAGTAGTGCATGTAGAGGTATTGCAGGGTCAGGCATTATtgtaaattttaaattaagttaaCATTGTTATTGTTTCGGGGCAGAGTGAATTAGGACAGTTGTTTACTCTTATTTACTTTATTGCTGATGGTTAAGGTCACAGCCATTAGCTCTAGTCTTGACTCTTAGTTTATATTGCTAAGCTTTATTGCTTTCTCACTGTGTCTTGCCTGATAAAGCTTAGAGtattccagagagagagagcttcttACAGTATGTTAAGATCTGAAAGCCCCACATCTTTCCATCATATAGTTTTCTGACCTTGTTCAAAATACCGTGTTTAgaggaaataaacaaacaactgcCCGACAAAGAAGATTTGTGTGCAGATTCTCTTTGGGCATAAAACCAGTGAAGTTGGCTCCTGCATTAACTATCTTTACTGGCATGTAGGGTTACCATcggtccgtatttccccggacacgtccggctttttcgtctttaaatagccgtccgtgAGGAATTGGTAATGTTAAAAGGTCTGggatttttcctttttccctcccctcccttccatgcagagtgcggcacgGCTGATTGGGTGGCTTGGCCTGACTGAGCCGCttccattggcctccagcagccaaagTCCATCTCCCGCTCCTCCCCTCCCGCTGCCTCAGcactctgcgggggaggggctgtgcgtgCAGCAGCCCAGCAGTGTGTTTTgcctccacgtggagccagcgTCTGACCGGGcctggtaaggggagtcccggggggcagtcagggagcagggggagggttggatgggtcgggagtttgggggggggggaggaggggcttatGTACTGACTGGAACTTGAACGTATGAAAGAATCTGCTTCCCATTGTAGAGATATCTTTAAAGGTTTTTAGGGATTTGAACTCCTCAAGACAGATGTTTTGCAGAAGCCCATGTGTTGgttgtattttttattacattatccCTAAACAGTTCCTCTCGAGCTTTGGTTAGCACTTCTGTTTAGGGCAAAAATGGGTGTTTTGCTTGATTAAAGGACTGTGGAATTTGGCACTCAGTGATTTTAATTTCTGGAAGTGGCCCTGCAGTGGTTTAATTATATTGGCAAAACTGGCTGATTTGTGCTCTGATGTTATTTTTCTATGATACTAATAGCAATAATCACTtggacctggtctacactagcaggttatgttgaatttagcagcgctaaatcaaattaactctgcacccgtccacacaacaaagctacatagttcgacatagaggtctcctaaattcgacttctgtactcctccccaacgaggggagtagcgctaaattcgacatggccatgtcgaattagtgtaggtgtggatggaaatcgacgctaatagctccgggagctatcccacagtgcaccactctgttgacgctctggacagcagtcagagctcagatgctctgaccagccctcaggaaaagccctgggaaaatttgaattccttttcctgtctgggcagtttgaatctcatttcctgtttggacatcgtggcgagctcagcagcactggcaacgatgcagagctctccagcagagatggccatgcaatctcagaatagaaagagggccccggcatggactgatcgggaaatcttggatctgatcgctatgtggggcgatgagtccgtgctttcagagctgcgatcgagaagacggaatgcaaagatctatgagaagatctccaaagccatgacagagagaggatacagccgggatgcaacacagtgccgcgtgaaaatcaaggagctgagacaaggctaccagaagaccaaagaggcaaacggacgctccggatcccagccgcagacatgccatttctacgaggcactgcattccatcctaggtgcggccgccaccactaccccaccactgaccgtggactctgaggatgtgATATTGT carries:
- the LOC128832658 gene encoding myb/SANT-like DNA-binding domain-containing protein 1, with translation MEIDANSSGSYPTVHHSVDALDSSQSSDALTSPQEKPWENLNSFSCLGSLNLISCLDIVASSAALATMQSSPAEMAMQSQNRKRAPAWTDREILDLIAMWGDESVLSELRSRRRNAKIYEKISKAMTERGYSRDATQCRVKIKELRQGYQKTKEANGRSGSQPQTCHFYEALHSILGAAATTTPPLTVDSEDVILSTPASSEMVVDGEEEEGDEEDEAVDSTYNADFPDSQDLHHPHRDPVPTVPRR